From the Lathyrus oleraceus cultivar Zhongwan6 chromosome 4, CAAS_Psat_ZW6_1.0, whole genome shotgun sequence genome, one window contains:
- the LOC127137778 gene encoding uncharacterized mitochondrial protein AtMg00810-like produces MDDSVFLCQSKYAKSIMKKFGLENASQKITPAPTHLKLSKDEKGLSIDQSLYRSMIGSLLCLTASRPDITFDVGICVRYQAEPKVSHINQVKRILKYVNGTGEYGMLYSHDSNSMLVGYCDAGWAGSADDRKSTS; encoded by the coding sequence ATGGACGACTCTGTCTTTCTGTGTCAAAGCAAATATGCTAAGAGTATTATGAAGAAATTTGGATTGGAGAATGCTAGTCAGAAAAtaactcctgcacctactcacTTAAAGTTATCTAAAGATGAAAAAGGCTTAAGTATTGACCAGAGCTTATATAGAAGCATGATTGGCAGCCTTCTATGCCTTACAGCAAGCAGACcagatataacttttgatgttGGTATATGTGTTAGGTAtcaagcagaacccaaagtgagtcacATCAATCAAGTAAAGAGGATTCTAAAGTATGTGAATGGCACGGGTGAGTATGGAATGTTATATTCCCATGATTCAAATTCGATGTTAGTAGGATATTGTGATGCTGGTTGGGCTGGtagtgctgatgataggaagagtACCTCTTGA